Genomic DNA from Candidatus Omnitrophota bacterium:
CTGGCCGAAAATCCCGCCGAATCAGCATCGACCCATTTCCATCCGAAATCGCCAACACCGGAGCCGGCACGGAGCTCAGGCTCGAAGGCGGAATAGACCCGGTCTTCGCGCACGACCGCAATATCATCAAGGTAATAGGCGCCGGGGCTGTAGTTCTTGATTTCAATTCTCGTCACATGGGCAAGATCAAAATCGGCCGGCAGTTGGCTGAACAGAATCCCCAGCTGCGTCCACTCGGCGTACCGCGCCGTTTTCGTGGTCCAGACTTCAAACCCGCCCTCGGCGTATGCCCCCTGGTCAAACACTCGCACGCCGACGGTGTTCTCCGTAGGGCCGGACCAGCCGTAGACAAAGCAATCGCGGCGAGGAATGGAGAGGATCCAGAAGGTCAGGCGATCGTTCTTCGTAGGGTCGAAGTTCGCCACACCGGTCTGAGGTTCAATCGAGGTGGTATTCCAGTAGGCATAGCTCTCAACTTTCCACGCGCGCCGGCCGCCATGCACCGGCTCAGCCGCCAGCGGTTCAGGACCGCACTGGGTCAGCGGGTAGCCGCTTTTGACAAACCCGCCGCCGGCTCCGCTGGAAAAACCGGACGATGCCCCGCCCCCGGCTGAGCCATAGTAGGTGGAGCCGTTATCCGGCTCGAAATCTTGGAACACCTGACCTGCCTCAGCCGAGGCGGCGAGGAGAAAGATCGCAATCGCAAAGACCGCAGTCTTCATGCCACTATTGTGTGTTGATGGGTGAGAACGGATGGATCGCCAAGCCTGAGGGGACTTTGGGATAAAAATAGGTCGACTTCGGCGGCAGGGTGTGTCCTTGGGAGGCGATCGCGTAGATCTGCGGCAGCGGAATGCCTCGCAGAAACCACGCCGTGCCGGCTTGGCCTTGCGCCACCGCTTCAAATGCTTTCGGGGCCTCTGCCATATACGACACCCCGGTGCCATTGATCCCGACTTGCGGCAGCAAGAGCTGATGCAACAACGACACATCCAGCGAGGCCACGGGTGCGGGAACCGTTGGTGCGTGCAGCCATCGCTGCAGCGCCTCAGGGGCGACCTGAAGGCGGTACAACGCTCGACCGTCAAAGGCGCCGAATCGCCCCGGCCCTTCCTGCGGCTGCGACAGCCATTGCAGCAGCGACGCAAGATCCGGAGCCGTCTCAATGCGGCACTGCCCGCGCAGGGCGTCCACCGCCAATCCCCTGCCCGGCTCAAGCACGCGGTGGATCGGCCGCACCACCAGCCCGGGATCGGCCATCGAGACGAAATAGGTCATCACCGCATCATGGCGCTTGCGGTTGGCGTAGGCGACTTCAAACCGATGGTGGCCGTCGGCGATCAGCACAGCAACTGAAGCGAGTGATTGGGTGATTGAGTGCTTGAGTGATTGATCGGTGAGAGCCCAGAGCCGAATGGATTCGCCGTGCAACACCGCCTCGGCGGTCGGCGGCTGACGGGTGGCAGCGGTGAGCGCTGTCTGAATCTTCCCGCCTTCATCAGGATAGATGCAGAAAATCGGCTCCAGATTC
This window encodes:
- a CDS encoding DUF1015 domain-containing protein, which translates into the protein MVMIRPFCALRYDLDRAGELSGLIAPPYDVIDAQEQEQLYRASPHNVIRLILGKQDESDTPTDNRYTRARSDFNAWRQQQMLRQDPAPALYLIEHAFTADGRQQSRLGFIALLELAEGIERSVFRHEQTLAAPKEDRAKLMEAVPANLEPIFCIYPDEGGKIQTALTAATRQPPTAEAVLHGESIRLWALTDQSLKHSITQSLASVAVLIADGHHRFEVAYANRKRHDAVMTYFVSMADPGLVVRPIHRVLEPGRGLAVDALRGQCRIETAPDLASLLQWLSQPQEGPGRFGAFDGRALYRLQVAPEALQRWLHAPTVPAPVASLDVSLLHQLLLPQVGINGTGVSYMAEAPKAFEAVAQGQAGTAWFLRGIPLPQIYAIASQGHTLPPKSTYFYPKVPSGLAIHPFSPINTQ